In one Methylobacterium sp. SyP6R genomic region, the following are encoded:
- a CDS encoding MFS transporter, producing the protein MPADGLDSAAAWRRLVVAVLLSTIGGVGMWSVVVVLPAVQAEFGAARGAAALPYTLTMVGFAFGGVLMGRLADRFGILAPLVLGGVCLFLGYGATALSTSLWQFALAHGILIGLLGSSAAFGPLMADISLWFARRRGIAVSICAAGNYLAGTIWPPLVQHAVSAHGWRATQAGIGLFCLATMLPLALLLRRRPPVASVERGRIAGAGGTLGLPPSVLQGLLVVAGLACCVAMSMPQVHIVAYCGDLGYGVARGAEMLSLMLGFGIVSRVASGFLADRIGGLPTLLVGSVLQGVALLLYLAFDGLTSLYVISALFGLFQGGIVPAYAIIVRELFPASEAGGRVGVVLMATLFGMALGGWLSGVIFDLSGSYTAAFANGIGWNLLNVAISLWLVQRRAGQGRQALA; encoded by the coding sequence ATGCCCGCCGACGGGCTCGATTCCGCCGCCGCCTGGCGCCGCCTCGTCGTCGCCGTGCTGCTCTCCACCATCGGCGGCGTCGGCATGTGGTCGGTGGTGGTGGTGCTGCCCGCGGTGCAGGCGGAATTCGGCGCCGCCCGGGGGGCCGCCGCCTTGCCCTACACCCTCACGATGGTCGGCTTCGCCTTCGGCGGCGTGCTGATGGGGCGGCTCGCCGACCGGTTCGGCATCCTGGCGCCGCTGGTGCTCGGCGGGGTGTGCCTGTTCCTCGGCTACGGCGCCACCGCGCTCTCGACGAGCCTGTGGCAGTTCGCGCTCGCGCACGGGATCCTGATCGGGCTCTTGGGCTCGTCGGCCGCCTTCGGGCCGCTGATGGCCGACATCTCGCTGTGGTTCGCGCGCCGGCGCGGCATCGCGGTCTCGATCTGCGCCGCGGGCAACTACCTCGCCGGCACGATCTGGCCGCCGCTCGTCCAGCACGCGGTGTCGGCCCATGGCTGGCGCGCCACGCAAGCCGGCATCGGCCTGTTCTGCCTCGCCACCATGCTGCCGCTCGCCCTGCTGCTGCGCCGGCGTCCGCCGGTGGCGAGCGTCGAACGGGGCAGGATCGCGGGGGCGGGCGGCACGCTCGGCCTGCCGCCCTCCGTCCTCCAGGGCCTGCTGGTGGTGGCGGGGCTGGCCTGCTGCGTCGCCATGTCGATGCCGCAGGTCCACATCGTCGCCTATTGCGGCGATCTCGGCTACGGCGTCGCCCGGGGCGCCGAGATGCTGTCCCTGATGCTCGGCTTCGGCATCGTCAGCCGGGTCGCCTCCGGCTTCCTCGCCGACCGGATCGGTGGCTTGCCGACGCTGCTGGTCGGCTCGGTGCTCCAGGGCGTGGCGCTGCTGCTCTACCTCGCCTTCGACGGGCTGACCTCGCTCTACGTGATCTCGGCCCTGTTCGGCCTGTTCCAGGGCGGCATCGTGCCGGCCTACGCGATCATCGTGCGCGAGCTGTTTCCGGCGAGCGAGGCCGGGGGCCGGGTCGGGGTGGTCCTGATGGCGACCCTGTTCGGCATGGCGCTCGGCGGCTGGCTCTCGGGCGTGATCTTCGATCTCAGCGGCTCCTACACGGCGGCCTTCGCCAACGGGATCGGCTGGAACCTGCTCAACGTCGCCATCTCGCTCTGGCTGGTGCAGCGCCGGGCGGGGCAGGGGCGGCAGGCGCTCGCCTGA
- a CDS encoding DUF6883 domain-containing protein: protein MFPGPCEPLDFVIPFPKLTHYLLHGEGAAPAKAKFFIKHGFHRNAPIELAHALWRHAKPEHSRPARVVPLGLNLVFEGPISTPRGIRPSILSVWHVPADNPRYIARFVTAYPS from the coding sequence GTGTTCCCCGGCCCCTGCGAGCCGCTGGACTTCGTCATCCCCTTTCCGAAGCTCACCCATTATCTCCTGCACGGGGAAGGGGCGGCTCCGGCGAAGGCGAAGTTCTTCATAAAGCACGGTTTCCATCGGAATGCACCGATTGAACTGGCGCACGCCCTGTGGCGACACGCCAAGCCGGAGCATTCCAGGCCGGCGCGAGTCGTACCCCTGGGGCTGAACCTCGTCTTCGAGGGCCCGATCTCGACGCCGCGTGGAATCAGGCCCTCCATCCTGTCGGTCTGGCACGTCCCTGCCGACAATCCACGGTACATCGCCAGATTCGTGACCGCGTACCCGTCCTGA
- a CDS encoding sensor histidine kinase produces MRLRADMSDPAEAALPAPDEAAALRREVETLRRALAERDAFLAGVAHELRNPMTPILGQVERLLATSEREAPEGRVAQGLAQLRWLVERYVRRATTLLDVSRVQAGQLALLAAPVPLAEVAAEVVASLSPMAAHAGSAITVSVPDDLVLSCERLALDQILDNLVTNAIKYGDGSAITVSGLRDGAVARIRVSDRGIGIRQADQARIFERFERAVGDPSLAPAGFGVGLWLVRRLAEAMGGGVSLDSRPGEGATFTVTLPLHA; encoded by the coding sequence ATGAGGCTGCGCGCCGACATGTCCGATCCGGCCGAGGCCGCCTTGCCGGCCCCGGACGAGGCTGCCGCCCTGCGGCGGGAGGTCGAGACCTTGCGCCGGGCCTTGGCCGAGCGCGACGCCTTCCTGGCCGGCGTGGCGCACGAATTGCGCAACCCGATGACCCCGATCCTCGGCCAGGTCGAGCGGCTGCTGGCGACCTCGGAGCGCGAGGCGCCGGAGGGACGGGTGGCGCAGGGGCTGGCGCAGCTGCGCTGGCTCGTCGAGCGCTACGTCCGCCGGGCGACGACCCTCCTCGACGTGTCCCGGGTCCAGGCCGGGCAGCTGGCGCTGCTCGCCGCCCCCGTGCCGCTGGCCGAGGTGGCGGCGGAGGTGGTGGCGTCCTTGAGCCCGATGGCGGCCCATGCCGGCAGCGCGATTACGGTCTCGGTGCCGGACGACCTGGTGCTGTCCTGCGAGCGCCTCGCCCTCGACCAGATCCTCGACAACCTGGTCACCAACGCGATCAAGTACGGCGACGGCAGCGCGATCACGGTCTCAGGTCTGCGGGACGGCGCCGTGGCGCGGATCCGGGTGAGCGACCGCGGCATCGGCATCCGGCAAGCCGACCAGGCCCGGATCTTCGAGCGCTTCGAGCGGGCGGTGGGCGATCCCAGCCTGGCGCCGGCCGGCTTCGGGGTCGGCCTGTGGCTGGTGCGCCGCCTCGCCGAGGCGATGGGCGGCGGCGTCTCGCTCGACAGTCGCCCTGGCGAAGGCGCGACCTTCACGGTAACGCTTCCCCTCCACGCGTAG
- a CDS encoding RAD55 family ATPase: MGQAGAYGELERVPTGIAGLDDILGGGLFRGGVYIVQGTPGSGKTIFGNQACYTHAGASPAGSHAGASPEHRALYVTLLAESHSRMLGHIAPLGFFRAGLIPDRITYLSAFRTLQDEGLAGLLTLLRREIAIREASLLVLDGLVAAEESAASTLEFKTFIHELQTQAAATGATALLLTSASAGADMVAAEHTMVDGLIALSSRFSGWRAERELEVRKFRGSGFLRGRHSVRITDDGIRVFPRIEARLRLPSRRDHVEGAPLTTGSPSLDAMLGGGLPHHSTTLVGGPSGIGKTTLGLQFLGADPGAPGLLCGFYESEAAILAKARALDLPVAGLIGDGRVGVMWQPATEGLIDEICTDLLGTIRNRGVRRVFIDGLDAMCRIAGDQDRIVRIFAALTAEFRALGVTAMYTRETDLRGTFLDAPSGAPSLRQTSSVAENVVLMRSCVLRSGVHRLVAVAKARDARIDPRLRIFDIRPGGLAIDDGPERAEAILADRDASSHGGE; encoded by the coding sequence ATGGGACAGGCCGGTGCCTACGGGGAACTCGAGCGGGTTCCGACCGGAATCGCCGGGCTCGACGACATCCTCGGCGGCGGGCTGTTTCGCGGCGGCGTCTACATCGTCCAGGGCACGCCGGGCTCAGGCAAGACCATCTTCGGCAACCAGGCCTGCTATACGCATGCAGGCGCCTCGCCTGCCGGCTCGCATGCGGGCGCCTCGCCGGAGCACCGGGCGCTCTACGTCACGCTGCTCGCCGAGAGCCATTCGCGGATGCTCGGCCACATCGCGCCGCTCGGCTTCTTCCGGGCCGGCCTGATCCCCGACCGGATCACGTACCTGAGCGCCTTCCGCACCCTCCAGGACGAGGGGCTGGCCGGCCTCCTGACCCTGCTGCGCCGGGAGATCGCGATCCGCGAGGCGAGCCTCCTCGTCCTCGACGGCCTGGTGGCGGCGGAGGAGAGCGCCGCCTCGACCCTCGAGTTCAAGACCTTCATCCACGAATTGCAGACCCAGGCCGCCGCCACCGGCGCAACCGCGCTCCTCCTCACCAGCGCCTCGGCCGGGGCCGACATGGTGGCGGCCGAGCACACGATGGTGGACGGGCTCATCGCCCTGTCGAGCCGGTTCAGCGGCTGGCGGGCGGAGCGCGAACTGGAGGTGCGCAAGTTCCGCGGCAGCGGCTTCCTGCGCGGGCGCCACAGCGTCCGCATCACCGATGACGGGATCCGGGTGTTTCCGCGCATCGAGGCGCGGTTGCGGCTGCCGAGCCGGCGCGACCACGTCGAGGGAGCCCCCCTCACCACCGGGTCGCCGTCCCTCGACGCGATGCTGGGCGGCGGCCTGCCGCACCATTCCACCACCCTCGTCGGCGGCCCCTCCGGTATCGGCAAGACCACGCTCGGCCTGCAGTTCCTCGGCGCCGATCCGGGGGCGCCGGGGCTGCTCTGCGGCTTCTACGAGAGCGAGGCCGCGATCCTCGCCAAGGCGCGGGCCCTCGACCTGCCGGTGGCCGGCCTGATCGGGGACGGCCGGGTCGGGGTGATGTGGCAGCCCGCCACCGAGGGGCTGATCGACGAGATCTGCACCGATCTGCTGGGGACGATCCGGAACCGGGGGGTCCGGCGCGTGTTCATCGACGGTCTGGACGCGATGTGTCGGATCGCCGGAGATCAGGACCGCATCGTCCGCATCTTCGCCGCCCTCACGGCGGAGTTCAGGGCGCTGGGCGTGACGGCGATGTACACCCGAGAGACCGACCTGCGCGGCACCTTCCTGGATGCTCCCTCCGGCGCTCCCTCCCTGCGGCAGACCTCCAGCGTCGCCGAGAACGTGGTGCTGATGCGCTCCTGTGTCCTGCGCTCCGGCGTCCACCGCCTGGTCGCCGTCGCCAAGGCCCGGGACGCCCGGATCGATCCCCGGTTGCGGATCTTCGACATCCGCCCCGGCGGCCTGGCAATCGACGACGGCCCCGAGCGGGCCGAGGCGATCCTGGCCGACCGCGACGCATCGAGCCACGGCGGGGAGTAG
- a CDS encoding bifunctional helix-turn-helix transcriptional regulator/GNAT family N-acetyltransferase, with protein MMREGEVEAAMVADMRAFGRFYTRQIGLLEEGLHRSAFSLTEARVLYELAHRDGLTASVLGQDLGLDAGYLSRLLKRFEEQGLLTRRAAADDGRRQVLALTPEGQAAFAPLNEASRAEVEALLARLPCADRAALVGAMARVRRLLGDPPERPAILRDLRPGDIGWIAHRQGLLYATEYGFDLTFEALVAEILAAFVRDFDPARAGAWIAEQAGEVTGSVFLAPASAGAGPASETVGKLRLLYVEPSARGQGLGRRLTAACIAGARERGYRQLTLWTNDVLGAARRIYAEAGFRLVESAPHRSFGQDLVGETWVLDL; from the coding sequence ATGATGCGCGAGGGTGAGGTCGAGGCGGCGATGGTCGCGGATATGCGGGCCTTCGGCCGGTTCTACACGAGGCAGATCGGCCTCCTGGAGGAGGGGCTGCACCGCAGCGCCTTCTCGCTCACCGAGGCGCGGGTGCTCTACGAGCTCGCCCACCGCGATGGCCTGACCGCCTCGGTCCTCGGCCAGGATCTCGGCCTCGATGCCGGCTATCTCAGCCGCCTGCTCAAGCGCTTCGAGGAACAGGGCCTCCTGACCCGCCGGGCCGCCGCCGATGACGGGCGGCGCCAGGTCCTGGCCCTGACGCCGGAGGGACAGGCCGCCTTCGCGCCGCTGAACGAGGCCTCGCGGGCGGAGGTCGAGGCGCTGCTGGCGCGGCTGCCCTGCGCCGACCGGGCGGCCCTCGTCGGCGCCATGGCGCGGGTGCGCCGGCTCCTCGGCGATCCGCCGGAGCGCCCGGCCATCTTGAGAGACCTGCGGCCCGGCGACATCGGCTGGATCGCCCACCGCCAGGGCCTGCTCTACGCCACCGAATACGGCTTCGACCTGACCTTCGAGGCCCTGGTGGCCGAGATCCTGGCGGCGTTCGTGCGCGACTTCGATCCCGCGCGGGCCGGGGCCTGGATCGCCGAGCAAGCGGGAGAGGTGACGGGCAGCGTCTTCCTGGCGCCCGCCTCCGCGGGCGCGGGGCCCGCTTCCGAGACGGTGGGCAAGCTGCGCCTGCTCTACGTCGAGCCCTCCGCCCGCGGCCAGGGCCTCGGCCGGCGCCTCACCGCGGCCTGCATCGCGGGCGCCCGGGAGCGCGGCTACCGGCAGCTCACGTTGTGGACCAACGACGTGCTGGGTGCGGCGAGGCGGATCTACGCCGAGGCGGGCTTCCG
- a CDS encoding response regulator has protein sequence MATVLIVDDEFGIAELLDAVLSDDGHTVVTAANGRQGLARVAAARPDLIFLDFMMPVMDGPAMLAALRDDPQTRGIPVVLMSSMPEATVRERASGHAVFLRKPFRIRQVHDLVAALLPGPSKDS, from the coding sequence GTGGCGACGGTGCTCATCGTGGACGACGAGTTCGGCATCGCCGAATTGCTGGATGCCGTCCTTTCCGACGACGGTCATACGGTGGTCACCGCCGCCAATGGACGACAGGGCCTCGCCCGCGTCGCCGCAGCCCGGCCCGACCTGATCTTCCTCGACTTCATGATGCCGGTGATGGACGGGCCGGCGATGCTGGCGGCCTTGCGCGACGATCCGCAGACGCGGGGGATCCCGGTCGTGCTGATGAGCTCGATGCCGGAAGCCACCGTGCGCGAGCGCGCGTCGGGCCACGCCGTCTTCCTGCGCAAGCCGTTCCGGATCCGCCAGGTCCACGACCTCGTGGCGGCCTTGCTGCCGGGACCCTCCAAAGATAGTTGA
- a CDS encoding MFS transporter: protein MTREEKKVILASSLGTVFEWYDFYLYGSLAGIIGAQFFSSYPPATRDIFALLAFAAGFLVRPFGALVFGRVGDIVGRKYTFLVTILIMGLSTFIVGILPNAAQIGIAAPIILIVLRLAQGLALGGEYGGAATYVAEHAPQGRRGFYTSWIQTTATLGLFLSLIVILAVRSFTGEAAFAEWGWRIPFLVSVLLLGISLWIRLQLSESPAFQRMKDEGKTSKAPLTEAFGKWRNAKIALIALLGLVAGQGVVWYTGQFYALFFLQSILKVDGYTANLLIAWALLLGTGFFVVFGWLSDKIGRKPIILAGCLIAALSFFPVFKQITTLANPALEKAIENVKVTVVADPAQCGSLFNPVGTRVFSAPCDLARDYLAKSSVRYSTEAAPAGQPTVVRINGTEVPFAAGAPAAEFNKAAAGALQAAGYPKAGDAQVVKMANPFDIFRPQVAGVIGLLFVLVLFVTMVYGPIAAALVELFPTRIRYTSMSLPYHIGNGWFGGLLPATAFAMVAQTGDIYYGLWYPIVIALMTFVLGLLLVPETKDRDIFDERDTAAH from the coding sequence ATGACGCGGGAGGAGAAGAAGGTCATCCTGGCCTCCTCCCTCGGCACCGTGTTCGAGTGGTACGACTTCTACCTCTACGGTTCGCTCGCCGGCATCATCGGCGCGCAATTCTTCTCGTCCTACCCGCCGGCGACCCGGGACATCTTCGCGCTGCTCGCCTTCGCGGCGGGCTTCCTGGTGCGGCCGTTCGGCGCCCTGGTGTTCGGGCGCGTCGGCGACATCGTCGGGCGCAAATACACCTTCCTCGTCACCATCCTGATCATGGGCCTGTCGACCTTCATCGTCGGCATCCTGCCCAATGCCGCGCAGATCGGCATCGCGGCGCCGATCATCCTGATCGTGCTGCGCCTCGCGCAAGGGCTGGCGCTCGGCGGCGAGTATGGCGGGGCGGCGACCTACGTCGCCGAGCACGCCCCGCAGGGACGGCGCGGCTTCTATACCAGCTGGATCCAGACCACGGCGACGCTCGGCCTGTTCCTGTCGCTGATCGTGATCCTGGCGGTGCGCTCCTTCACCGGCGAGGCCGCCTTCGCCGAATGGGGCTGGCGCATCCCGTTCCTGGTCTCGGTGCTGCTGCTCGGCATCTCGCTCTGGATCCGTCTCCAGCTCAGCGAATCGCCCGCCTTCCAGCGCATGAAGGACGAGGGCAAGACCTCCAAGGCCCCGCTGACCGAGGCCTTCGGCAAGTGGCGCAACGCCAAGATCGCGCTGATCGCGCTGCTCGGCCTCGTCGCCGGCCAGGGCGTGGTCTGGTACACTGGCCAGTTCTACGCCCTGTTCTTCCTGCAATCGATCCTGAAGGTCGACGGCTACACCGCCAACCTCCTGATCGCCTGGGCGCTGCTGCTCGGCACCGGCTTCTTCGTGGTGTTCGGCTGGCTGTCGGACAAGATCGGCCGCAAACCGATCATCCTCGCCGGATGCCTGATCGCGGCGCTCAGCTTCTTCCCGGTGTTCAAGCAGATCACCACGCTGGCCAACCCCGCCCTCGAGAAGGCGATCGAAAACGTCAAGGTCACGGTCGTCGCCGATCCGGCCCAGTGCGGCAGCCTGTTCAACCCCGTCGGCACACGGGTGTTCTCGGCGCCCTGCGATCTGGCCCGCGACTACCTCGCCAAGTCCTCGGTGCGCTACTCCACCGAGGCCGCCCCGGCCGGCCAGCCGACGGTCGTGCGGATCAACGGTACCGAGGTCCCGTTCGCGGCGGGCGCTCCGGCGGCGGAGTTCAACAAGGCGGCGGCGGGCGCGCTCCAGGCGGCGGGCTACCCGAAGGCGGGCGACGCGCAGGTCGTCAAGATGGCGAACCCGTTCGACATCTTCCGGCCGCAGGTGGCCGGCGTGATCGGGCTGCTGTTCGTCCTCGTGCTCTTCGTCACGATGGTCTACGGCCCGATCGCCGCGGCCCTGGTCGAACTGTTCCCGACCCGGATCCGCTACACCTCGATGTCCCTGCCCTACCATATCGGCAACGGCTGGTTCGGCGGCCTGCTCCCCGCCACCGCCTTCGCCATGGTGGCCCAGACCGGCGACATCTATTACGGCCTCTGGTACCCGATCGTCATCGCGCTGATGACCTTCGTGCTTGGCCTGCTGCTGGTGCCCGAGACCAAGGACCGGGACATCTTCGACGAGCGGGACACCGCCGCGCACTGA
- a CDS encoding ABC transporter permease, whose product MAFLARLGSLVLLLAGWWLLSRTTDPRTLPSPEAVAGFVVREAASGDLLRNIGITLWRVAASFCLAMATGAVLGIALGRSRTADRLLDTPLLVLLNTPALVITVLAYIWLGLTETAAILAVALNKMPNVAVILREGARGLDPGLEEMAQAFRYDRRTWIRHVLLPQLVPFAVAAARSGVSLAWKIVLVVELLGRPNGVGYAISYYFQLFDVAALIGYSLVFSAVMLAVDALLLQPLDAHARRWR is encoded by the coding sequence ATGGCCTTCCTCGCCCGTCTCGGATCCCTCGTCCTGCTGCTGGCCGGCTGGTGGCTCCTGAGCCGCACCACCGATCCCCGCACCCTGCCGTCGCCGGAGGCGGTGGCGGGTTTCGTGGTGCGGGAGGCGGCCTCCGGCGACCTTCTGCGCAACATCGGCATCACGCTGTGGCGGGTCGCGGCCTCGTTCTGCCTCGCCATGGCGACGGGGGCGGTGCTCGGCATCGCGCTCGGCCGCTCACGAACCGCCGACAGGCTCCTCGACACGCCGCTCCTCGTGCTGCTCAACACCCCGGCGCTCGTCATCACGGTGCTGGCCTATATCTGGCTCGGCCTGACCGAGACCGCGGCGATCCTGGCGGTGGCGCTGAACAAGATGCCGAACGTCGCGGTGATCCTGCGCGAGGGCGCCCGCGGCCTCGATCCCGGCCTCGAGGAGATGGCCCAGGCCTTCCGCTACGACCGCCGCACCTGGATCCGCCACGTGCTCCTGCCCCAGCTCGTGCCCTTCGCGGTGGCGGCGGCCCGCTCCGGCGTGTCGCTCGCCTGGAAGATCGTGCTGGTGGTCGAGCTGCTCGGCCGCCCGAACGGCGTCGGCTACGCCATCTCGTACTATTTCCAGCTCTTCGACGTCGCGGCGCTGATCGGCTACAGCCTCGTGTTCAGCGCCGTGATGCTGGCGGTCGACGCCCTGCTGCTCCAGCCCCTGGACGCCCATGCCCGCCGCTGGCGATAA
- a CDS encoding DUF4926 domain-containing protein has protein sequence MPAPALNRFAAEDRALVSPAELDVVTLKTPATSDDGETVPAGATGTIVAVYGDAVAFGVEFETPIHALATVYPHQIGSVRRAG, from the coding sequence ATGCCCGCACCCGCCCTCAATCGTTTCGCCGCCGAGGATCGGGCGCTCGTCAGCCCGGCGGAACTCGACGTGGTGACATTGAAGACTCCCGCCACGAGCGATGACGGGGAGACGGTGCCGGCTGGCGCGACGGGAACGATCGTCGCGGTCTACGGCGATGCGGTGGCGTTCGGGGTCGAGTTCGAAACTCCCATCCACGCGCTCGCGACGGTCTATCCGCATCAGATCGGCTCGGTCCGGCGGGCCGGGTAG
- a CDS encoding ATP-binding cassette domain-containing protein, giving the protein MPAAGDKMPAADALLALTIRRKVYRPAGAEPVEAVRDLAVTIGPGETLCLIGPSGAGKTTTLRILLGLDRDFEGALATRPDLRIGMVFQEPRLLPWRSVEENVRLSLPRSERGQPLDALFEELGLGPWRGRYPRALSLGMARRVALARALALAPGLLVLDEPFVSLDDAAAASLRAAVFGSAGSRGAAVLMVTHNVPEALAVADRLLLLSGRPASLAAEVPIRMPKAERGRDWMEAIRRDLSAKYPGTVAEG; this is encoded by the coding sequence ATGCCCGCCGCTGGCGATAAGATGCCCGCCGCCGACGCGCTCCTCGCCCTGACAATCCGCCGCAAGGTCTACCGCCCGGCCGGTGCCGAGCCGGTCGAGGCGGTGCGCGACCTCGCCGTCACGATCGGGCCCGGCGAGACCCTGTGCCTGATCGGCCCGTCGGGGGCGGGCAAGACCACGACCTTGCGCATCCTGCTCGGCCTCGACCGCGATTTCGAGGGTGCGCTCGCCACCCGCCCGGATTTGCGCATCGGCATGGTGTTCCAGGAACCGCGGCTCCTGCCCTGGCGCAGTGTCGAGGAGAACGTGCGCCTGTCCCTGCCGCGGTCCGAGCGCGGGCAGCCCCTCGACGCCTTGTTCGAGGAACTGGGCCTCGGCCCCTGGCGCGGGCGCTATCCCCGGGCGCTGTCGCTCGGCATGGCCCGGCGGGTCGCGCTCGCTCGCGCCCTCGCCTTGGCGCCCGGTCTCCTCGTCCTCGACGAGCCCTTCGTCTCCCTCGACGACGCGGCGGCGGCCTCGTTGCGCGCGGCGGTGTTCGGCAGCGCAGGCTCGCGCGGCGCGGCGGTCTTGATGGTGACCCACAACGTGCCGGAGGCGCTCGCCGTGGCCGACCGGCTGCTGCTGCTCTCCGGCCGGCCGGCGAGCCTGGCGGCGGAGGTGCCGATCCGGATGCCCAAGGCCGAGCGCGGCCGCGACTGGATGGAGGCGATACGGCGGGACCTCTCGGCAAAGTATCCCGGAACGGTCGCGGAGGGATGA